The proteins below are encoded in one region of Microbacterium pygmaeum:
- the cysK gene encoding cysteine synthase A: MSGIHSDITSAFGNTPLVRLNRLTEGLGADVLVKLEFYNPVSSVKDRLGIAIVDAAEASGELQPGGTIVESTSGNTGIALAMVGAARGYRVILTMPASMSKERRILLKAFGAELVLTDPTKGMAEAVNIAKQIVADTPGAIWARQFENEANPAIHRKTTAEEIWRDTDGKVDIFIAGVGTGGTITGVGQVLKERNPDVQIIAVEPKDSPVLSEGHPGPHKIQGIGPNFVPAILDRSVIDEVIPVEFDDAIRVGRETATTEGILVGMSSGAAIWAALQVAARPENAGKTIVVIVPSAGERYLSTALYEHLREE; encoded by the coding sequence ATGTCCGGCATCCACTCCGACATCACGTCCGCATTCGGCAACACTCCGCTGGTGCGCTTGAACCGGCTGACCGAGGGACTCGGCGCCGACGTGCTGGTCAAGCTCGAGTTCTACAACCCCGTCTCCAGCGTCAAAGACCGTCTGGGCATCGCGATCGTCGACGCGGCCGAGGCATCCGGCGAACTGCAGCCCGGCGGCACCATCGTCGAGTCCACCAGTGGCAACACCGGCATCGCCCTGGCCATGGTCGGCGCCGCGCGAGGGTACCGGGTGATCCTCACGATGCCGGCCTCGATGTCGAAGGAACGGCGCATCCTGCTCAAGGCCTTCGGCGCCGAGCTCGTCCTGACCGATCCGACGAAGGGCATGGCGGAGGCGGTCAACATCGCGAAGCAGATCGTCGCAGACACTCCGGGTGCCATCTGGGCGCGTCAGTTCGAGAACGAGGCGAACCCGGCGATCCACCGCAAGACGACCGCCGAGGAGATCTGGCGGGACACCGACGGCAAGGTCGACATCTTCATCGCGGGCGTCGGTACCGGCGGCACCATCACCGGCGTGGGACAGGTGCTGAAGGAACGCAACCCCGACGTGCAGATCATCGCCGTCGAACCGAAGGACTCCCCGGTCCTGAGCGAGGGCCACCCCGGCCCCCACAAGATCCAGGGCATCGGACCCAACTTCGTGCCGGCGATCCTGGACCGCAGCGTGATCGACGAGGTCATCCCGGTGGAGTTCGACGATGCGATCCGTGTCGGCCGCGAGACCGCGACGACCGAGGGCATCCTGGTGGGGATGTCCAGCGGGGCCGCCATCTGGGCCGCGCTGCAGGTCGCCGCCCGCCCGGAGAACGCCGGGAAGACGATCGTCGTCATCGTGCCCTCTGCAGGCGAGCGCTACCTGAGCACCGCGCTGTACGAACACCTCCGCGAGGAGTGA
- the atpB gene encoding F0F1 ATP synthase subunit A encodes MFAITRINLIQMLATVVLIVIFIIGTRRMKLVPSRGQSIVEMGLDFVRVNIAHDLLGKKDGNRFLPILTTMFFMILFMNLTGIIPGLNIAGTSVIAVPLLLAVVAYVTFIYAGIKKSPANFFKNSLMPPGLPWFLYILIIPLEFLSTFIIRPVTLTLRLLMNMIVGHLMLVLFFAATQFFIFGLGGWWSLLGVGTLAFGFVFTLFELLVAFLQAYVFAILTAVYIQLAIAEEH; translated from the coding sequence ATGTTCGCGATCACGCGCATCAACCTGATCCAGATGCTGGCGACGGTCGTGCTCATCGTGATCTTCATCATCGGAACGCGCCGGATGAAGCTGGTGCCCAGCCGCGGTCAGAGCATCGTCGAGATGGGACTGGACTTCGTCCGGGTCAACATCGCGCACGACCTGCTCGGCAAGAAGGACGGCAACCGCTTCCTGCCCATCCTGACGACGATGTTCTTCATGATCCTGTTCATGAACCTGACGGGCATCATCCCCGGGCTGAACATCGCCGGTACGAGTGTGATCGCCGTTCCGCTCCTGCTGGCGGTGGTGGCATATGTCACCTTCATCTACGCCGGCATCAAGAAGAGCCCAGCGAACTTCTTCAAGAACTCGCTGATGCCTCCGGGCCTGCCCTGGTTCCTGTACATCCTGATCATCCCGCTCGAGTTCCTCTCGACCTTCATCATCCGCCCGGTCACACTCACGCTCCGACTGCTGATGAACATGATCGTCGGCCACCTCATGCTGGTGCTGTTCTTCGCAGCCACGCAGTTCTTCATCTTCGGCCTCGGCGGCTGGTGGTCGCTGCTGGGCGTCGGGACGCTCGCGTTCGGTTTCGTCTTCACCCTGTTCGAACTCCTGGTGGCCTTCCTCCAGGCGTATGTCTTCGCAATCCTGACGGCGGTCTACATCCAGCTCGCCATCGCAGAAGAGCACTAG
- the prfA gene encoding peptide chain release factor 1, producing MFESVKTLLEEHKAVQEELSDPAVHADAGRARRVNRRYAELSRIVAAYDTWVAASDDLEAARELAKEDDAFAEEVPALEARVAETQEKLRRLLIPRDPDDARDVIMEIKGGEGGAESALFAADLLRMYLQYAASKGWKTELLERNESDLGGYKDVQVAIKGSSTDPAQGVWAHLKYEGGVHRVQRVPATESQGRIHTSTTGVLVFPEVDEPDEVQINPNDLKIDVFRSSGPGGQSVNTTDSAVRITHLPTGIVVSMQNEKSQLQNREAGMRVLRARILAKQQEELDAASSAARKSQIRGMDRSERIRTYNFPENRIADHRTGYKAYNLDQVMDGALEPIIESCIAADEEERLASLGADS from the coding sequence ATGTTCGAATCGGTCAAGACCCTTCTCGAAGAGCACAAAGCCGTCCAGGAGGAGCTCTCCGATCCGGCGGTGCATGCCGACGCCGGCCGCGCGAGACGCGTCAACCGCCGGTACGCCGAGTTGTCGCGGATCGTCGCGGCCTACGACACGTGGGTCGCGGCATCCGATGATCTGGAGGCCGCCCGCGAACTGGCCAAGGAGGACGACGCGTTCGCCGAGGAGGTGCCCGCCCTCGAGGCGCGGGTGGCCGAGACGCAGGAGAAGCTGCGGCGCCTGCTGATCCCGCGCGACCCGGATGACGCGCGCGACGTGATCATGGAGATCAAGGGCGGCGAGGGCGGTGCGGAGAGTGCGCTGTTCGCCGCGGACCTGCTGCGCATGTACCTGCAGTACGCCGCCTCGAAGGGCTGGAAGACCGAGCTGCTCGAGCGCAACGAGTCCGACCTCGGCGGATACAAGGACGTCCAGGTCGCGATCAAGGGGTCATCCACCGATCCCGCGCAAGGCGTCTGGGCGCACCTCAAGTACGAGGGCGGTGTGCACCGCGTCCAGCGAGTGCCGGCGACCGAATCGCAGGGCCGCATCCACACCTCGACGACCGGCGTGCTGGTCTTCCCCGAGGTGGACGAGCCCGACGAGGTGCAGATCAACCCGAACGACCTGAAGATCGACGTCTTCCGCTCATCCGGACCGGGCGGCCAGTCGGTGAACACGACCGACTCGGCGGTGCGCATCACGCACCTGCCGACCGGCATCGTCGTCTCGATGCAGAACGAGAAGTCGCAGCTGCAGAACCGCGAGGCCGGCATGCGGGTGCTGCGTGCGCGGATCCTCGCCAAGCAGCAGGAAGAGCTGGATGCCGCGTCCTCCGCGGCTCGCAAGTCGCAGATCCGCGGCATGGACCGCTCCGAGCGGATCCGCACGTACAACTTCCCGGAGAACCGGATCGCCGATCACCGCACCGGCTACAAGGCGTACAACCTCGACCAGGTGATGGACGGCGCCCTGGAGCCCATCATCGAGTCGTGCATCGCCGCAGACGAGGAGGAGCGCCTGGCTTCTCTCGGCGCCGACTCCTGA
- a CDS encoding F0F1 ATP synthase subunit B codes for MLSALVTYAAEEAEAASNPLLPAIYDIVWSAVCFIVILLVFWKVVLPKMQTLLDQRAAAIEGNIAKADEAQRKAEAALEEYTAQLAEARKEAGEIREAAREDGKKIVAEAKDSASSEAARITATAHSQIEAERQTAFVSLRSEVGTLALDLAGGVIGETLSDDAKAQAVVDRFLAELEASEAQAPKASK; via the coding sequence ATGCTGAGCGCTCTTGTCACATACGCCGCCGAGGAGGCGGAGGCCGCGTCGAACCCGCTGCTGCCTGCGATCTACGACATCGTCTGGTCGGCTGTCTGCTTCATCGTGATCCTCCTGGTGTTCTGGAAGGTCGTGCTGCCCAAGATGCAGACGCTCCTCGACCAGCGCGCTGCCGCGATCGAGGGCAACATCGCCAAGGCCGACGAGGCCCAGCGCAAGGCCGAGGCCGCGCTGGAGGAGTACACGGCCCAGCTCGCCGAGGCTCGCAAGGAAGCCGGCGAGATCCGTGAGGCCGCCCGCGAGGACGGCAAGAAGATCGTCGCCGAGGCCAAGGACTCCGCTTCCTCGGAGGCGGCCCGCATCACGGCGACCGCGCACTCGCAGATCGAGGCGGAGCGTCAGACGGCGTTCGTCTCGCTGCGTTCCGAGGTCGGCACGCTGGCGCTCGACCTCGCCGGTGGAGTGATCGGCGAGACCCTCTCCGACGACGCGAAGGCCCAGGCGGTCGTGGACCGCTTCCTCGCCGAGCTCGAGGCGTCCGAGGCGCAGGCTCCGAAGGCGTCCAAGTAA
- the atpA gene encoding F0F1 ATP synthase subunit alpha: MAELTISPDAIRDALKDFVAAYEPTGAAATEVGTVIDAADGIAHVEGLPGVMANELVLFADGTQGLALNLDEHEIGVVVLGEFSGIEAGQRVTRTGEVLSVAVGDGYLGRVVDPLGNPIDGLGEVATTGRRALELQAPGVMQRKSVHEPLQTGIKAIDAMIPVGRGQRQLIIGDRQTGKTAIAIDTIINQKANWDSGDTNKQVRCIYVAIGQKGSTIAAVKGALEDAGAMEYTTIVAAPASDPAGFKYLAPYTGSAIGQHWMYDGKHVLIIFDDLTKQAEAYRAVSLLLRRPPGREAYPGDVFYLHSRLLERCAKLSDELGAGSMTGLPIIETKANDVSAYIPTNVISITDGQIFLQSDLFNANQRPAVDVGISVSRVGGDAQVKSIKKVSGTLKLELAQYRSLEAFAMFASDLDAASRRQLSRGARLTELLKQPQYSPYPVEEQVVSIWAGTNGKLDSIEVEDVLSFERELLDYLRRNTTILDTLRDTNVLDDATAAELGKVTDDFILEFRSGKGQSIGKPGHEEVAAAAAEDVNQEKIVKGRR; encoded by the coding sequence ATGGCAGAACTCACAATCAGCCCTGACGCCATCCGCGACGCGCTGAAGGATTTCGTCGCGGCTTACGAGCCCACCGGCGCGGCGGCGACCGAGGTCGGCACCGTCATCGATGCCGCGGACGGCATCGCGCACGTCGAGGGCCTCCCCGGCGTGATGGCGAACGAGCTCGTCCTCTTCGCGGACGGCACGCAGGGCCTGGCACTGAACCTCGACGAGCACGAGATCGGTGTCGTCGTGCTCGGCGAGTTCTCGGGCATCGAGGCCGGCCAGCGCGTCACCCGCACCGGCGAGGTGCTCTCGGTCGCCGTCGGCGACGGCTACCTCGGTCGCGTCGTGGACCCGCTCGGCAACCCGATCGACGGCCTCGGCGAGGTCGCGACCACCGGCCGCCGCGCCCTCGAGCTGCAGGCGCCCGGCGTCATGCAGCGCAAGTCGGTCCACGAACCGCTGCAGACCGGCATCAAGGCCATCGACGCGATGATCCCCGTCGGCCGCGGCCAGCGTCAGCTGATCATCGGCGACCGCCAGACCGGCAAGACGGCGATCGCGATCGACACGATCATCAACCAGAAGGCCAACTGGGACTCCGGCGACACGAACAAGCAGGTCCGCTGCATCTATGTCGCCATCGGTCAGAAGGGCTCCACGATCGCCGCCGTCAAGGGCGCGCTCGAGGACGCCGGTGCCATGGAGTACACGACGATCGTCGCGGCTCCGGCATCCGACCCCGCCGGCTTCAAGTACCTCGCCCCGTACACCGGCTCGGCCATCGGCCAGCACTGGATGTACGACGGCAAGCACGTCCTGATCATCTTCGACGACCTCACCAAGCAGGCCGAGGCCTACCGCGCCGTGTCGCTCCTGCTGCGCCGCCCGCCGGGCCGCGAGGCATACCCGGGTGACGTCTTCTACCTGCACTCGCGTCTGCTGGAGCGCTGCGCCAAGCTCTCCGACGAGCTCGGTGCGGGTTCGATGACGGGTCTGCCGATCATCGAGACGAAGGCCAACGACGTCTCCGCCTACATCCCGACCAACGTGATCTCGATCACCGACGGTCAGATCTTCCTCCAGTCCGACCTGTTCAACGCCAACCAGCGTCCAGCCGTCGACGTGGGCATCTCGGTCTCGCGAGTCGGCGGTGACGCACAGGTGAAGTCGATCAAGAAGGTCTCCGGAACGTTGAAGCTGGAGCTGGCGCAGTACCGCTCGCTCGAGGCGTTCGCGATGTTCGCGAGCGACCTGGATGCGGCATCCCGCCGTCAGCTCTCCCGCGGCGCGCGCCTGACCGAGCTGCTCAAGCAGCCCCAGTACTCGCCGTACCCCGTCGAGGAGCAGGTCGTCTCGATCTGGGCCGGAACGAACGGCAAGCTGGACTCGATCGAGGTCGAGGACGTGCTGTCCTTCGAGCGCGAGCTGCTGGACTACCTCCGTCGCAACACGACGATCCTCGACACGCTGCGAGACACGAACGTCCTGGACGATGCGACCGCCGCCGAGCTCGGCAAGGTCACCGACGACTTCATCCTCGAGTTCCGCTCGGGCAAGGGTCAGTCGATCGGCAAGCCGGGCCACGAGGAGGTCGCCGCGGCGGCCGCCGAGGACGTCAACCAGGAGAAGATCGTCAAGGGTCGCCGCTAA
- a CDS encoding L-threonylcarbamoyladenylate synthase, translated as MSSLFDCRDEAQLLPGMRQARQAIGRGELVVLPTDTVYGVAADAFSASAVQRLLDAKGRGRQSPPPVLVAGITTLRALVAEVPEPVERLVEAFWPGGLTIVLPSQPSLSWDLGETHGTVAVRMPAHRIALELLEETGPLAVSSANLTGHAAAIRAWEAKDMLGDSVSVYLDGGPSDTGIASTIVDATSLVGGTDPLVRVLREGAVDRARLREVLGDLLEPDPDRDQVGADGAA; from the coding sequence ATGTCCTCCCTCTTCGACTGCCGAGACGAGGCGCAGCTGCTTCCCGGCATGCGTCAGGCGCGCCAGGCCATCGGCCGCGGTGAGCTCGTCGTGCTCCCCACCGACACGGTCTACGGCGTGGCCGCGGACGCGTTCAGCGCGAGCGCCGTGCAGCGGCTCCTCGATGCGAAGGGACGCGGACGACAGTCCCCGCCACCGGTCCTGGTCGCCGGGATCACGACGCTTCGTGCCCTCGTGGCCGAGGTCCCCGAGCCCGTCGAAAGGCTGGTGGAGGCGTTCTGGCCGGGCGGGCTGACCATCGTGCTGCCGTCCCAGCCCTCGCTCTCCTGGGATCTGGGCGAGACCCACGGCACGGTCGCGGTGCGCATGCCGGCGCACCGGATCGCCCTCGAACTGCTGGAGGAGACCGGCCCACTGGCGGTCTCCAGTGCGAACCTGACCGGTCACGCCGCGGCGATCCGCGCATGGGAGGCCAAGGACATGCTCGGCGACAGCGTGTCGGTCTACCTCGACGGCGGTCCCTCGGACACGGGCATCGCCTCGACCATCGTCGATGCGACGAGCCTGGTGGGCGGTACCGATCCGCTGGTCCGGGTCCTCCGGGAGGGCGCCGTCGATCGGGCGCGCCTGCGCGAGGTGCTCGGCGACCTGCTCGAGCCGGATCCGGATCGCGACCAGGTGGGCGCCGACGGGGCTGCATGA
- a CDS encoding phage holin family protein — translation MITFLIRAAIFVFSAALGLIVADWILPGFHIDWSDWWGFVLAVVIFAVIQSVLAPWVFKLTRRHAAPLLGGIGIISTFVAILVVVLIPNAGIGISNVLAWVLAPVIVWIITALATWLLPMVFLKKDVAQRRAG, via the coding sequence GTGATCACGTTCCTCATCCGCGCCGCCATCTTCGTCTTCTCGGCGGCCCTCGGCCTGATCGTGGCCGACTGGATCCTGCCCGGCTTCCACATCGACTGGAGCGACTGGTGGGGCTTCGTCCTGGCGGTGGTGATCTTCGCCGTCATCCAGAGCGTGCTGGCACCGTGGGTGTTCAAGCTGACGCGGCGACACGCAGCACCGCTCCTGGGCGGCATCGGCATCATCTCGACGTTCGTCGCCATCCTGGTCGTCGTGCTCATCCCGAACGCGGGGATCGGCATCTCGAACGTGCTCGCATGGGTGCTCGCGCCCGTGATCGTCTGGATCATCACGGCGCTGGCGACCTGGCTGCTGCCGATGGTCTTCCTCAAGAAGGACGTCGCGCAGCGCCGCGCCGGCTGA
- the epsC gene encoding serine O-acetyltransferase EpsC: MGMWGRIREDVSAARLRDPAARNGVEIALLYPGLHAIWAHRVDHWLWQRGFRLAARAGSQLTRWLTGIEIHPGATIGRRFFIDHGMGVVIGETAEVGDDVMLYHGVTLGGRQREGGKRHPTLGDGVAVGAGAKVLGPITIGAGSVIGANAVVTKDAAPDSILVGVPAKARTRGAGEDTRALLSVPDYSLPDYSI, encoded by the coding sequence GTGGGGATGTGGGGACGGATCCGCGAGGATGTCTCAGCTGCTCGTTTGCGTGATCCGGCGGCGCGCAACGGCGTCGAGATCGCGCTGCTGTATCCGGGGCTGCACGCCATCTGGGCGCACCGCGTCGACCATTGGCTGTGGCAGCGCGGGTTCCGCCTGGCTGCAAGGGCCGGTTCGCAGCTGACCCGCTGGCTCACCGGCATCGAGATCCACCCCGGAGCCACCATCGGCCGGCGGTTCTTCATCGACCACGGGATGGGTGTCGTGATCGGCGAGACCGCGGAGGTCGGCGACGACGTGATGCTCTACCACGGCGTCACGCTGGGCGGCCGGCAGCGGGAGGGCGGCAAGCGGCACCCCACGCTCGGCGACGGTGTCGCCGTCGGGGCCGGCGCGAAGGTCCTCGGACCGATCACGATCGGCGCGGGCTCGGTCATCGGCGCGAACGCGGTGGTCACGAAGGATGCCGCACCCGACAGCATCCTCGTCGGGGTTCCCGCGAAGGCGCGCACGCGCGGCGCGGGCGAGGACACCCGGGCGCTGCTGAGCGTCCCCGATTACTCGCTGCCGGACTACTCGATCTGA
- the prmC gene encoding peptide chain release factor N(5)-glutamine methyltransferase — protein sequence MPETPPAPLLLADALRRAVEVLARAGVPDADVDAELLAAHVVGGGRGSVQAAAIRGAEITEADAAAFDALVARRVTREPLQHLTGLAPFRHLELRVGPGVFVPRPETEMVAQLAIDALAAAASPAPIGVDLGTGSGAIALAMATEVPHARVFAAENSVEAFVWTKENFERLAPESARLAFIDLAHAFPELEGTVSVVVSNPPYVPDAAIPRDPEVRFFDPPVALYGGADGLDVVRVLSAVALRLAHPGGTLVLEHGEWQGAAIRDLLTADGWRAASTHPDLTMRDRATTAIRP from the coding sequence ATGCCTGAGACTCCCCCCGCTCCACTGCTGCTCGCCGACGCTCTCCGCCGTGCCGTCGAGGTGCTGGCGCGCGCCGGCGTGCCGGATGCCGACGTCGACGCCGAGCTGCTCGCCGCGCACGTCGTGGGCGGCGGGAGGGGATCGGTGCAGGCGGCGGCGATCCGCGGAGCGGAGATCACCGAGGCGGATGCCGCGGCCTTCGACGCCCTCGTCGCACGTCGCGTCACCCGCGAGCCGCTGCAGCACCTCACCGGCCTCGCGCCGTTCCGTCACCTCGAGCTTCGGGTCGGCCCCGGCGTGTTCGTCCCCCGTCCCGAGACGGAGATGGTGGCGCAGCTGGCCATCGACGCGCTCGCCGCCGCGGCATCCCCCGCTCCGATCGGCGTGGACCTGGGCACCGGATCCGGCGCGATTGCACTGGCCATGGCGACCGAGGTCCCGCACGCGCGTGTGTTCGCCGCGGAGAACTCCGTCGAGGCCTTCGTGTGGACGAAGGAGAACTTCGAGCGTCTCGCGCCGGAGAGCGCCCGGCTGGCGTTCATCGATCTGGCGCACGCCTTCCCCGAGCTGGAGGGCACCGTGTCGGTGGTCGTCTCCAACCCGCCGTACGTTCCGGATGCCGCGATCCCGCGCGACCCGGAGGTCCGGTTCTTCGACCCGCCGGTCGCGCTGTACGGGGGAGCGGACGGGCTGGATGTCGTGCGGGTACTGAGCGCAGTTGCGCTTCGGCTCGCGCATCCCGGCGGGACCCTCGTTCTCGAGCACGGCGAGTGGCAGGGCGCCGCGATCCGTGACCTGCTCACGGCCGACGGCTGGCGGGCGGCCTCCACGCATCCCGATCTGACGATGCGCGATCGCGCGACCACGGCGATCCGGCCCTGA
- a CDS encoding F0F1 ATP synthase subunit delta codes for MGSATTQATAAVTTALAAVTSIDIDTARELFAASRAVGDSSQLSGALADSSAPDQARADVVTAIFGGSFQPATVSLLSTIVAQRWSSADDLVDAIEELAIRAAAIAEPDADVEGDLFGFSRLVADNPELELALGSRLGDESAKGALVISLLQGRASESAILIASSLVQQQRERRARQLVIRAMDLVADQRGRTVATVVSATVLSQAQLQRLAGVLSARYGTTVSLNTVVDPTVVGGLRVQIADDVIDASVSARLADLRQRLAG; via the coding sequence ATGGGCAGCGCAACCACTCAGGCCACTGCGGCGGTCACGACGGCGCTGGCCGCCGTGACTTCGATCGACATCGACACCGCACGCGAGCTGTTCGCAGCGTCCCGCGCCGTCGGCGACTCGTCGCAGCTGAGCGGTGCGCTGGCCGATTCGTCCGCGCCCGACCAGGCTCGCGCCGATGTCGTGACGGCGATCTTCGGGGGGTCGTTCCAGCCTGCGACGGTGTCGCTCCTGTCGACGATCGTCGCGCAGCGCTGGTCGTCGGCTGACGACCTGGTGGACGCCATCGAGGAGCTCGCGATCCGGGCGGCGGCCATCGCCGAGCCCGACGCCGATGTGGAAGGCGACCTGTTCGGGTTCTCCCGGCTCGTCGCCGACAACCCCGAGTTGGAGCTCGCCCTCGGCAGTCGCCTCGGCGACGAGTCCGCCAAGGGTGCGCTGGTGATCTCGCTCCTTCAGGGTCGCGCGAGCGAATCGGCGATCCTGATCGCCTCGTCGCTCGTGCAGCAGCAGCGCGAGCGGCGCGCCCGTCAGCTGGTCATCCGCGCGATGGACCTCGTCGCCGATCAGCGTGGCCGGACGGTCGCCACCGTCGTCAGCGCGACGGTGCTCAGCCAGGCCCAGCTGCAGCGACTCGCCGGCGTGCTGTCGGCGCGCTACGGCACCACGGTGTCGCTGAACACGGTTGTGGACCCCACGGTCGTCGGCGGACTGCGTGTGCAGATCGCGGACGACGTGATCGACGCCAGCGTGTCCGCGCGATTGGCCGATCTCCGCCAGCGATTGGCTGGCTGA
- the atpE gene encoding F0F1 ATP synthase subunit C, with amino-acid sequence MDATTVLAEVTGSIATVGYGLAAIGPAIGVGIVVGKTIEGVARQPELAGRLQVLMFIGIAFTEALAFIGIATGFIFGF; translated from the coding sequence GTGGATGCAACTACGGTTCTCGCCGAAGTCACCGGAAGCATTGCGACGGTCGGCTACGGCCTCGCCGCCATCGGCCCGGCCATCGGCGTCGGCATCGTCGTCGGCAAGACCATCGAGGGCGTGGCGCGTCAGCCCGAGCTCGCCGGTCGACTGCAGGTTCTGATGTTCATCGGTATCGCCTTCACCGAGGCGCTGGCGTTCATCGGCATCGCCACCGGCTTCATCTTCGGCTTCTAG
- a CDS encoding alpha/beta fold hydrolase, translating to MAEITDDRGTRIDYVVEGAGVPALVLHGAYSTRDEIMPVTGPILEGRGMRGVYPDLPGMGESAGSSARTSDEVLDALDAVIAAEIRDEPFVVIGHSFGGHLARGVAARHPDRVRGLALLSPFVDDFEPAPARVVEDDGGIDALDESVRADYLGYFVVRTAATRDRFERFVRSSLGRYDGDVVDRIMNASTLTPDPDHAPFAGPAVVAVGRDDGLIGWRAQRRLGDIHPRATFVVVDGAGHALVHERPHLVRTVLNDWLDRVERVETVDRVGERHGEHLRAERPRR from the coding sequence ATGGCCGAGATCACCGACGATCGGGGAACTCGGATCGATTACGTCGTCGAGGGCGCCGGGGTGCCGGCGCTGGTCCTCCACGGGGCGTACTCGACGCGCGATGAGATCATGCCGGTGACCGGGCCGATCCTCGAAGGCCGCGGCATGCGCGGCGTCTACCCCGACCTGCCGGGGATGGGGGAGTCGGCCGGCTCCTCGGCCCGCACGAGCGACGAGGTGCTGGACGCGCTCGACGCGGTCATCGCCGCCGAGATCCGCGACGAGCCGTTCGTCGTGATCGGGCATTCGTTCGGCGGCCATCTCGCCAGAGGCGTCGCTGCGCGGCATCCGGATCGGGTGCGCGGACTCGCGCTCCTCTCGCCGTTCGTCGACGACTTCGAGCCGGCACCGGCCCGCGTCGTCGAGGACGACGGCGGGATCGATGCGCTCGACGAGTCCGTGCGCGCCGACTACCTCGGCTACTTCGTGGTGCGCACGGCAGCCACCCGCGATCGATTCGAACGGTTCGTGCGATCCTCGCTCGGCCGATACGACGGCGATGTGGTCGACCGGATCATGAACGCGTCGACCCTGACACCCGACCCTGACCACGCGCCGTTCGCCGGCCCCGCCGTGGTCGCCGTGGGCCGCGACGACGGCCTGATCGGGTGGCGCGCGCAGCGGCGGCTGGGCGACATCCACCCTCGGGCGACGTTCGTCGTCGTCGACGGTGCAGGGCACGCGCTCGTCCACGAGCGCCCGCACCTGGTGCGCACCGTGCTGAACGACTGGCTCGACCGGGTCGAACGCGTTGAAACCGTCGACCGGGTCGGAGAGCGCCACGGCGAGCACCTCAGGGCCGAGCGCCCCCGCCGCTAG
- a CDS encoding MraY family glycosyltransferase, giving the protein MKQYLFTVLFTAAITLALSWGVWRLSLKYKLYPGIRERDVHKTPTPRLGGIAMFLGVVAAFAVSSQNPYFAIFWVDPAPVYAILAATLLIVIVGVADDLWDLDWMIKLGAQFLAAGIIAWFGQLQIFALPIGGLSIWSSWVSFTLTVFSIVVVMNAVNFIDGLDGLVAGVCLIANGVFFAYSYILVRDTGSSTYFNLASFIAAVLIGACIGFLPLNWSPAKLFMGDSGALMLGLLMACSAIAITGQLNPAVLNPDEFGRSQLLGAFIPILLPIVVVLLPLLDFGLAVVRRMGAGKSPFSPDRKHLHHRMLDMGHTDRDAVLIFYAWTAVVSLAVLLMYVGTQEEWPGDYLLGVAFGGVGIIACLVLTFLPLRRRGGSTPTTPVLEDAR; this is encoded by the coding sequence ATGAAGCAGTATCTGTTCACCGTCCTGTTCACCGCCGCGATCACCCTCGCCCTGTCGTGGGGGGTGTGGCGCCTCAGCCTCAAGTACAAGCTGTACCCCGGCATCCGGGAACGCGATGTGCACAAGACCCCGACGCCGCGTCTGGGGGGGATCGCGATGTTCCTCGGCGTGGTCGCCGCCTTCGCCGTCTCGTCCCAGAACCCGTACTTCGCGATCTTCTGGGTCGATCCCGCGCCGGTCTACGCGATCCTCGCGGCGACGCTGCTGATCGTCATCGTCGGCGTCGCCGATGACCTGTGGGACCTCGACTGGATGATCAAGCTCGGCGCGCAGTTCCTCGCCGCGGGCATCATCGCGTGGTTCGGCCAGCTGCAGATCTTCGCGCTGCCGATCGGAGGCCTGTCGATCTGGTCCAGCTGGGTGAGCTTCACGCTGACCGTGTTCTCGATCGTCGTGGTGATGAACGCCGTCAACTTCATCGACGGCCTGGACGGACTCGTCGCCGGCGTGTGCCTGATCGCCAACGGCGTGTTCTTCGCGTACTCGTACATCCTCGTGCGCGACACCGGGTCGAGCACCTACTTCAACCTGGCATCCTTCATCGCCGCGGTGCTGATCGGCGCGTGCATCGGCTTCCTGCCGTTGAACTGGAGCCCCGCGAAGCTGTTCATGGGGGATTCCGGCGCGCTGATGCTGGGCCTGCTGATGGCGTGCTCGGCGATCGCCATCACCGGCCAGCTCAACCCCGCGGTCCTCAACCCCGACGAGTTCGGCCGGTCGCAGCTGCTGGGTGCCTTCATCCCGATCCTTCTGCCGATCGTGGTGGTCCTGCTGCCCCTGCTGGACTTCGGGCTCGCGGTGGTTCGTCGTATGGGGGCGGGCAAGTCGCCCTTCTCGCCGGACCGCAAGCACCTGCATCACCGGATGCTGGACATGGGCCACACGGACCGCGACGCCGTCCTCATCTTCTACGCGTGGACGGCCGTGGTGAGCCTGGCAGTCCTGCTGATGTACGTCGGCACGCAGGAGGAGTGGCCGGGAGACTATCTCCTCGGCGTCGCCTTCGGCGGCGTCGGCATCATCGCCTGCCTGGTCCTGACCTTCCTCCCGCTGCGGCGACGCGGCGGGTCCACCCCGACCACCCCTGTCCTGGAGGACGCCCGATGA